From one Solanum stenotomum isolate F172 chromosome 12, ASM1918654v1, whole genome shotgun sequence genomic stretch:
- the LOC125848902 gene encoding uncharacterized protein LOC125848902: METETMGKMNWGTWEELILGSAVRRHGTRDWNVVASELRARTLYPHCFTPEACKARYEELRKRYSGCTALFEELRKRRVEELKRELVRSESSIGSLESKIERLQAERERSDQIDHGLSHTESPAPLTKSEDIESSVKEEAKDGLSAGSFTLDIRTDGTPESQVPTIPSATETVVKLELSESWGRDKAPSTSQVPESANGNGGAVRKRRGKRRRKDTVWDAKEGSIEDSDNVCSTSLASTSHCKEVLTSCDQSIRRSAASDHIVGISRFRNDDLMKIFNSITQHEAAMVFRHRLDSQKRARYKKMIRRHMDIETARSRLANWSIKTPGELFRDFLLLANNAMVFYSKRTREYKAAMVLRDIVTRAYREHYKGSYHKATSSHLPLPIIGNPPGKPRSVRPRPSKDKLQAKYGNNIIAGTLGRQNHRPGDAADSKVPLQTPLSAKKGFKRPGKIKCGSTTETVNPQTKVQAKESSQHNIKVKKEHRVKAVTKERKRARQK; this comes from the exons ATGGAGACGGAAACAATGGGGAAGATGAATTGGGGTACGTGGGAAGAGCTAATACTTGGTAGCGCTGTTCGCCGGCATGGGACCAGAGATTGGAACGTCGTCGCATCGGAGCTCCGTGCCCGGACTTTATATCCTCACTGTTTTACCCCTGAG GCCTGCAAAGCCAGGTATGAGGAGTTACGTAAGCGCTACTCTGGATGCAC TGCTTTGTTTGAAGAGTTGCGGAAGCGACGAGTGGAAGAATTGAAGAGGGAATTGGTGAGATCTGAGAGCTCCATTGG GTCTCTTGAGTCAAAGATTGAAAGGCTACAGGCTGAGAGAGAGCGATCTGATCAGATAGACCACGGTTTGAGTCACACTGAATCTCCTGCTCCTCTGACAAAATCAGAAGATATTGAGTCTTCTGTGAAAGAAGAAGCAAAGGATGGGTTGTCTGCTGGCAGCTTCACGCTTGATATTAGAACAGACGGGACCCCTGAGTCTCAGGTTCCCACCATACCCTCAGCTACAGAGACAGTCGTGAAACTAGAACTTTCAGAGTCTTGGGGACGGGACAAAGCTCCAAGTACAAGCCAGGTTCCAGAGTCTGCCAATGGAAATGGTGGGGCTGTGAGGAAGAGAAGAGGTAAGAGGAGAAGAAAAGACACGGTTTGGGATGCCAAAGAAGGGAGCATTGAGGACAGTGACAATGTATGTTCAACGAGTCTCGCCTCCACTTCTCACTGTAAAGAAGTACTAACCAGTTGTGATCAGAGTATTAGGCGTTCTGCTGCAAGTGATCATATAGTAGGTATATCTAGGTTTAGGAACGATGACTTGATGAAGATTTTCAATTCTATTACACAGCATGAAGCTGCTATGGTCTTCAGGCATCGTCTTGATAGTCAGAAGAGAGCaagatacaagaaaatgataagGCGTCATATGGATATCGAAACAGCAAGATCAAGACTAGCCAACTGGTCCATCAAAACACCAGGTGAACTCTTCAGAGATTTCCTTTTACTAGCCAACAATGCCATGGTATTTTACTCGAAGAGAACGAGAGAATACAAAGCAGCAATGGTCCTAAGAGACATTGTCACTAGAGCCTATCGGGAACATTACAAAGGCTCTTACCACAAAGCTACATCATCACACCTTCCATTGCCAATAATTGGTAATCCACCTGGGAAGCCACGAAGTGTTCGCCCTCGTCCTTCTAAAGACAAACTTCAAGCCAAGTATGGCAACAACATCATTGCTGGAACACTAGGAAGACAGAATCATAGACCTGGTGATGCTGCTGACTCTAAGGTACCATTGCAAACTCCCTTATCAGCTAAGAAGGGCTTCAAGAGGCCCGGAAAAATCAAGTGTGGATCGACTACCGAGACTGTCAATCCACAAACTAAAGTACAAGCTAAGGAATCCTCACAACATAATATTAAGGTTAAAAAGGAGCATCGAGTTAAGGCTGTAACCAAAGAGAGGAAGAGGGCTCGGCAAAAGTGA
- the LOC125847406 gene encoding uncharacterized protein LOC125847406, whose translation MGYAPQVGLGEEAKKLFYEDLDEAVRGIPITEKIVIGGDFNGHIGATSNGFDDVHGGFGFGERNGGGSSLLDFAKAFELVIANSCFPKKENHLVTFRSSVAKTQIDYLLLRKGDRGLVKDCKEEEDCS comes from the exons atGGGTTATGCACCTCAAGTGGGCTTGGGCGAGGAGGCCAAAAAGCTCTTTTATGAGGATTTGGATGAGGCAGTTAGAGGTATACCGATCACCGAGAAAATTGTCATTGGTGGAGATTTTAATGGCCATATCGGGGCAACTTCTAATGGCTTTGATGATGTTCATGGAGGCTTTGGTTTTGGGGAGAGAAATGGGGGCGGTTCTTCGCTTCTGGATTTTGCTAAGGCTTTCGAGTTGGTGATTGCCAATTCATGCTTCCCGAAGAAGGAGAACCACTTGGTTACCTTTCGTAGCTCGGTAGCGAAGACTCAGATAGATTACCTACTCCTTAGGAAGGGTGATAGAGGCCTCGTTAAGGACTGCAAG GAGGAAGAAGATTGTAGCTGA
- the LOC125846523 gene encoding uncharacterized protein LOC125846523 yields MAVFLLKKRSVLLDGGTCGLKMRQLPFMWIICIVMLFIVYRTTNYQYQQTEMESRLDPFYSSKDSSMDMRSLHSLPRGIIQARSDLELKPLWSTTSSKSKAKASNSSSHNLLAVPVGIKQKSNVDALVQKFLSANFTVILFHYDGNVDGWEDLQWSKDAIHIVAHNQTKWWFAKRFLHPAVVSIYDYIFLWDEDLGVENFHPGRYLEIVKSEGLEISQPALDPNSTGIHHRITIRSRTNRFHRRVYDIRGSTKCSAESEGPPCSGFVEGMAPVFSRSAWLCAWHLIQNDLVHGWGMDMKLGYCAQGDRSKKVGVVDSEYVVHQSIQTLGGQSLKKDSNPEESVKKHVVDVRSEIRRQSTYELQIFKDRWERAVKLDKNWADPFKASQRRRQLYKQRQKSKVKKLS; encoded by the exons ATGGCGGTGTTTCTGCTGAAGAAAAGGAGTGTTCTCCTTGATGGG GGAACATGTGGATTAAAGATGAGACAGCTACCATTTATGTGGATCATCTGTATAGTTATGTTGTTTATTGTATATAGGACCACCAATTATCAGTATCAACAGACAGAG ATGGAGTCAAGGTTGGATCCATTTTATTCTTCAAAG GACTCTAGTATGGATATGAGAAGCTTGCACAGTTTACCGCGTGGTATTATCCAAGCAAGATCAGATCTGGAGTTAAAGCCTCTTTGGTCAACAACTAGTTCAAAGTCAAAGGCAAAG GCTAGCAATTCTAGCTCTCATAATTTGTTGGCAGTTCCAGTTGGCATTAAACAGAAGAGCAATGTTGATGCTCTCGTCCAAAAG tttctttcagCAAATTTTACTGTCATTCTATTCCACTACGATGGTAATGTTGATGGGTGGGAAGACCTCCAATGGAGTAAAGATGCCATTCACATTGTTGCTCACAATCAGACAAAATG GTGGTTTGCCAAGAGATTTTTACATCCTGCAGTTGTTTCAATCTATGATTACATTTTCCTTTGGGATGAAGATTTGGGTGTGGAGAATTTCCATCCTGGAAG GTACCTTGAAATAGTTAAATCTGAAGGACTGGAAATTTCTCAGCCAGCTTTAGACCCGAATTCAACTGGTATCCATCATAGAATCACAATACGAAGCAGAACAAATAGGTTCCACAG AAGGGTCTACGATATTAGAGGTAGTACAAAGTGTTCAGCCGAAAGCGAAGGTCCCCCATGCAGCGG ATTTGTGGAAGGAATGGCTCCTGTCTTTTCCAGATCTGCGTGGCTTTGTGCCTGGCATCTTATACAG AATGATCTTGTTCATGGATGGGGAATGGACATGAAACTTGGTTATTGTGCACAG GGAGATCGATCCAAAAAGGTGGGAGTAGTTGATAGTGAATATGTAGTGCACCAGAGCATCCAAACTTTGGGCGGACAATCTTTGAAAAAG GATTCAAATCCTGAAGAGTCTGTGAAG AAACACGTTGTTGACGTGCGATCTGAG ATTCGGAGACAATCAACTTACGAGCTGCAAATATTCAAGGATCGATGGGAACGAGCTGTGAAGCTGGACAAGAACTGGGCGGATCCATTTAAAGCTAGCCAGAGACGTAGACAGCTGTATAAACAAAGGCAAAAATCAAAGGTTAAGAAGCTCAGTTAA
- the LOC125846524 gene encoding uncharacterized protein LOC125846524 has product MSLIAGSYERFIWGFKLRSTKNDQNYGLTPLFSFPSHLSPIKCTAVAGSAAVSGGADDTIKIYDLSTCSEIGSLHHSATVTSLSFFTPSSFSFPRNLIAASEDGSVSIYDADPFVHLKSVKVHRKAVNSICIHPSGRLALTVGRDECMAMVNLVRGRRSFYCRLGKEASLVNFSDGGEKFFMVMDDKISVHESEDAKTILELDSKKRVLCATSGMHGILFTGGEDRSIKAWDITSGKIAYSIEDAHSTRVKGIVVLHKNSDGDAEDHQHIVASASSDGVIRVWDVRMTNKDKPNPLAEVNTKSRLTCLAGSSIKSMKRPEVGNTTNGQQLDAGEES; this is encoded by the exons ATGAGTTTAATTGCCGGTTCATACGAGAGATTCATTTGGGGATTCAAGTTGAGATCCACCAAAAACGATCAAAATTACGGACTAACCCCTCTCTTCTCCTTCCCTTCACATCTCTCACCAATTAAATGCACCGCCGTCGCCGGTTCTGCTGCTGTATCCGGCGGCGCCGATGACACAATCAAAATCTATGACCTTTCTACTTGCTCAGAAATTGGGTCACTACACCACTCTGCCACCGTTACTTCACTTTCGTTTTTTACCCCTTCTTCATTCTCCTTCCCTCGTAACCTTATTGCCGCTTCTGAAGATGGTTCCGTTTCCATATATGATGCTGATCCTTTTGTTCATCTCAAATCGGTGAAAGTGCATCGTAAGGCAGTGAATTCTATTTGTATTCATCCGTCGGGGAGGTTGGCATTGACTGTTGGAAGAGATGAATGCATGGCTATGGTTAATTTGGTTAGAGGAAGGCGAAGTTTTTATTGCAGGTTGGGAAAAGAGGCTTCTTTAGTTAATTTTAGTGATGGTGGTGAAAAGTTTTTTATGGTTATGGATGATAAGATTTCTGTACATGAATCTGAAGATGCCAAAACTATTCTAGAGCTTGATAGTAAGAAGAGGGTGCTTTGTGCCACTTCTGGAATG CATGGTATTTTGTTTACTGGGGGAGAGGACCGGAGTATTAAAGCTTGGGACATTACTAGTGGAAAAATTGCATATAGCATTGAAGATGCACATTCTACCCGTGTGAAAGGCATTGTTGTGCTACACAAAAACAGTGATGGTGATGCTGAAGATCATCAACACATAGTAGCATCAGCATCATCAGATGGGGTCATACGTGTTTGGGATGTTCGCATGACTAACAAAGATAAGCCAAATCCACTGGCTGAGGTCAATACAAAATCCAGGCTGACTTGTCTGGCTGGATCATCCATCAAAT CTATGAAAAGACCAGAGGTTGGAAATACTACAAATGGACAACAGCTCGATGCAGGTGAAGAATCCTAG
- the LOC125846526 gene encoding secretory carrier-associated membrane protein 3-like has protein sequence MAGRYDHNPFEEEEEVNPFADGGGRGKSSGQSKFSGGAFYTTSGSVPPATNSRLSPLPPEPADFYDRNASIDIPLDNASDLKKKEKELQSKENELRRREQDLKRREDAAARAGIVLEEKNWPPFFPIIHHDIANEIPIHLQKLQYVAFTTFLGLIACLLWNIVATTTAWIKEGDVKIWFLSIIYFILGVPGAYFMWYRPLYRAFRTEGAMKFAWFFLFYVVHIVFCVFAAVAPPVVFRGKSLTGILPAVDLIGKNVLVGIFYFIGFGLFCLESLLSIWVIQQVYMYFRGSGKAAQMKQEAARGALRAAI, from the exons ATGGCCGGCCGTTATGATCATAACccttttgaagaagaagaagaagttaacCCTTTTGCT GATGGTGGAGGCAGAGGGAAATCTTCAGGGCAATCAAAATTTAGTGGAGGTGCATTTTATACAACA TCTGGGAGTGTGCCTCCAGCAACAAACTCCAGACTTTCACCCCTTCCGCCAGAACCAGCTGATTTCTATGACCGCAATGCGTCAATCGATATTCCTCTTGACAATGCTTCG GAcctgaaaaagaaagaaaaagaattacaGTCTAAGGAGAATGAATTGCGGCGGAGAGAACAG GATCTTAAAAGGAGAGAAGATGCTGCGGCAAGAG CCGGCATTGTTCTCGAGGAGAAAAATTGGCCTCCGTTCTTCCCTATCATCCATCATGATATTGCAAATGAAATACCAATTCATCTTCAAAAGCTACAATATGTTGCATTTACAACTTTCTTGG GACTTATTGCATGCCTATTATGGAACATTGTAGCTACCACTACAGCGTGGATTAAAGAAGGAG ATGTAAAGATCTGGTTCCTTTCTATCATTTACTTCATATTGGGTGTTCCTGGAGCCTACTTCATGTGGTATCGTCCTCTGTATCGTGCTTTTAG AACTGAGGGTGCCATGAAGTTTGCGTGGTTTTTCTTGTTTTACGTG GTTCACATTGTATTCTGCGTCTTTGCTGCTGTTGCTCCTCCAGTAGTCTTCAGAGGAAAATCCCTTAC AGGCATCCTGCCTGCGGTGGATCTCATCGGCAAAAATGTACTTGTTGGG ATTTTCTACTTCATCGGTTTTGGGCTATTTTGTCTCGAGTCATTGCTGAGCATTTGGGTTATCCAG CAAGTATACATGTATTTCCGAGGAAGTGGTAAAGCCGCACAGATGAAGCAAGAAGCTGCTAGAGGCGCCCTTAGAGCAGCAatataa